In Thermus hydrothermalis, a single genomic region encodes these proteins:
- the upp gene encoding uracil phosphoribosyltransferase — translation MKVTLVDHPLVQHKLAHLRDKRTGPKDFRELAEELSLLMAYEAMRDLELTETTVETPVATARVKVLSGKKLALVAILRAGLVMVEGILKLVPHARVGHIGLYRDPESLKPVQYYAKLPPDIAERRVFLLDPMLATGGSASHALTLLKEKGAKGIKLMCLIAAPEGLERIAQDHPDTEVVVAAIDERLNEHGYIVPGLGDAGDRIYGTK, via the coding sequence ATGAAGGTCACCCTAGTGGACCATCCCCTGGTCCAGCACAAGCTGGCCCACCTTAGGGACAAGCGCACGGGCCCCAAGGACTTCCGGGAACTCGCCGAGGAGCTTTCCCTCCTCATGGCCTACGAGGCCATGCGGGACCTGGAGCTTACGGAAACCACCGTGGAAACCCCCGTGGCCACGGCCCGGGTCAAGGTGCTCTCCGGCAAAAAGCTCGCCCTGGTGGCCATCCTCCGGGCGGGGCTTGTCATGGTGGAGGGCATCCTAAAGCTCGTCCCCCACGCCCGGGTGGGGCACATCGGGCTCTACCGCGACCCCGAGTCCCTAAAGCCCGTGCAGTACTACGCCAAGCTTCCCCCGGACATCGCCGAGCGCCGGGTCTTCCTCTTAGACCCCATGCTGGCCACCGGGGGTAGCGCCAGCCACGCCCTCACCCTCCTCAAGGAGAAGGGGGCCAAGGGCATCAAGCTCATGTGCCTCATCGCCGCCCCCGAGGGGCTTGAGCGCATCGCCCAGGACCACCCCGACACCGAGGTGGTGGTGGCGGCCATTGACGAAAGGCTCAACGAGCACGGCTACATCGTCCCTGGCCTAGGGGACGCCGGGGACCGCATCTACGGGACCAAATGA
- a CDS encoding type IV pilin encodes MNARGLSLVELVVLLAILAVVLALGALNGRRTLLGQEHAAFLNTLQNVFWQGATEAASRGENLTLERNGNRLELKRGSTVLRAWDIPQGVTLSLGNGAIARFTPPGKVQNPQGQPLSQALTFTASVGGRTYTYTISLIGEAKRVP; translated from the coding sequence GTGAACGCAAGAGGACTTAGCTTGGTGGAGCTCGTGGTGCTCCTTGCCATCCTGGCGGTGGTCTTGGCCCTGGGGGCCTTGAACGGGCGCAGGACCCTTTTGGGCCAGGAGCATGCGGCTTTTCTTAACACCCTGCAAAACGTCTTCTGGCAAGGGGCCACCGAGGCGGCGAGCCGAGGGGAAAACCTCACCCTAGAGCGCAACGGGAACCGCCTGGAGTTGAAGCGGGGTTCCACGGTCCTTCGCGCTTGGGATATACCCCAGGGTGTGACCCTATCCCTTGGGAATGGGGCTATTGCCCGGTTTACCCCTCCCGGAAAGGTCCAGAACCCTCAAGGACAACCCCTTTCCCAAGCCCTGACGTTTACCGCCTCGGTGGGTGGGCGGACCTACACGTACACCATCTCCCTGATTGGGGAGGCCAAGAGGGTGCCATGA
- a CDS encoding radical SAM protein: protein MELLRPEATVLSLGDRVLSFDREGRLYHYFRQGVTYKRALDGSLHLRYREGERRRQTLPPEEALRVYGEALALAEAHLQDPKRRQEVLRWTPEGLLDPRPYREAYAWPVSILPPDAYLAVVLQATTGCTWNRCAFCSFYQDRPFQVREPKAFQDHIARVKALLGEGLRLRRGVFLADGNALALKDPLLPLLEAAGRAFPGEPILGFLDLFTGIKKEASWWERLRALGLRRVYLGLETGHAPLLALLRKPGHPREALPLVRALKGAGLGVGVILMVGAGGRPFAEAHFRESLALLAELPLDREDIVYLSPFQETPKTPYAALGLEPLPDVEGELKAWAEAVRRLGLRASRYDIREFLY from the coding sequence GTGGAGCTCCTTAGGCCCGAGGCCACGGTCCTCTCCTTGGGGGATAGGGTCCTCTCCTTTGACCGGGAGGGGCGGCTTTACCACTACTTCCGCCAGGGGGTGACCTACAAGCGGGCCCTGGACGGAAGCCTCCACCTGCGCTACCGGGAAGGAGAGAGGCGGAGGCAGACGCTTCCCCCGGAGGAGGCCCTCAGGGTCTACGGGGAAGCCCTGGCCTTGGCGGAGGCCCACCTCCAAGACCCTAAAAGGCGCCAGGAGGTCCTCCGCTGGACCCCGGAGGGCCTCCTGGACCCTAGGCCGTACCGGGAGGCCTACGCCTGGCCCGTCAGCATCCTGCCCCCCGACGCCTACCTCGCTGTGGTCCTCCAGGCCACCACGGGCTGCACCTGGAACCGCTGCGCCTTCTGTAGCTTTTACCAGGACCGCCCCTTCCAGGTGCGGGAGCCAAAGGCCTTCCAGGACCACATCGCCCGGGTAAAGGCCCTCTTGGGGGAGGGGCTTCGCCTGAGGAGGGGGGTTTTCCTGGCGGACGGGAACGCCTTGGCCCTAAAGGACCCCCTCCTTCCCCTTTTGGAGGCGGCGGGGCGGGCGTTTCCGGGGGAGCCCATCCTCGGCTTTCTGGACCTCTTCACGGGGATTAAGAAGGAGGCCTCCTGGTGGGAAAGGCTTCGGGCCCTGGGCCTGAGGCGGGTCTACCTGGGCCTGGAAACGGGCCACGCCCCCCTCCTCGCCCTCCTCCGCAAGCCCGGCCACCCCCGGGAGGCCTTGCCCCTGGTGCGGGCCTTGAAGGGGGCGGGGCTTGGCGTGGGGGTGATCCTCATGGTGGGGGCCGGGGGGAGGCCCTTCGCCGAGGCCCACTTCCGGGAGAGCCTCGCCCTCCTCGCCGAGCTCCCCTTGGACCGGGAGGATATCGTCTACCTATCCCCTTTCCAGGAAACCCCAAAGACCCCCTACGCCGCCTTGGGTTTAGAGCCCCTCCCGGACGTGGAAGGGGAGCTTAAGGCCTGGGCGGAGGCCGTCCGGCGCCTGGGCCTCAGGGCGAGCCGGTACGATATCCGGGAGTTCCTCTACTGA
- the tilS gene encoding tRNA lysidine(34) synthetase TilS — MGLLPLEAAVLERLKALAPEDPLVLAVSGGGDSVALAHLVHRLGRRGVVAHLDHGLRPESAEDLAFVRALAGRLGFPFFAERVEVGRIARERGENLEALAREVRYAFLHRVAKAVGAKAILTAHTLDDQAETVLLKLLQGTARGLGIREKEGLVVRPLLPFPREALRDYLGSLGEAWREDPTNQDPTWDRNYLRLAVFPLLLERFPRAREALDRFARAQEAEDAHLEREARARLLPDPRFFVPAYRAAPLLHAPPALRRRALRQVLEGLSLRPEARLIALLEGALAGRPATLPEGFLARRKGGTLFLIPPSPKLPLPPGFRLPAPGDYLEMPYGRKRLRDFLAEKGVPKELKGLWPVRAEGSRVVEVLGFYPMGEEERRMGQALAEAKAALAQGEVPVGAVLVVGDRLYRAHNLVEAEGDPTAHAEMLLLRQAGKEARGGRVYVTLEPCLMCQHALTQAGVEVVYGAENLKEGALTRFGQRGRVLGGVREGECAKLLRDFFARLREGCRSG; from the coding sequence TTGGGGCTTCTTCCCCTCGAGGCCGCCGTTCTTGAGCGCCTAAAGGCCCTGGCCCCGGAGGACCCCTTGGTCCTGGCGGTCTCTGGGGGCGGGGACTCCGTGGCCCTCGCCCACCTGGTCCACCGCCTGGGGCGAAGGGGGGTGGTGGCCCACCTGGACCACGGCCTGAGGCCCGAAAGCGCCGAGGACCTGGCCTTCGTGCGCGCCCTAGCCGGGAGGCTTGGCTTTCCCTTCTTCGCCGAGCGGGTGGAGGTGGGGCGGATCGCCAGGGAAAGGGGCGAGAACCTGGAGGCCTTGGCCCGGGAGGTGCGCTACGCCTTCCTCCACCGGGTGGCCAAGGCGGTGGGGGCCAAGGCCATCCTCACCGCCCATACCCTGGACGACCAGGCGGAAACCGTTCTCCTCAAGCTCCTCCAGGGCACGGCCCGGGGGCTTGGCATCCGGGAGAAGGAGGGCCTGGTGGTGCGGCCCCTCCTTCCCTTCCCCCGGGAGGCCCTCCGGGACTACCTGGGGTCCTTGGGGGAGGCCTGGCGGGAAGACCCCACCAACCAAGACCCCACCTGGGACCGGAACTACCTGCGCCTGGCCGTCTTTCCCCTGCTTTTGGAGCGCTTTCCCCGGGCCCGGGAGGCCCTGGACCGCTTTGCCCGGGCCCAGGAGGCGGAGGACGCCCACCTGGAGAGGGAGGCCAGGGCGCGCCTCCTTCCTGATCCCCGCTTCTTCGTCCCCGCCTACCGGGCGGCCCCCCTCCTCCACGCCCCCCCCGCCCTCCGCCGCCGGGCGCTCCGCCAGGTGTTGGAGGGGCTTTCCCTCCGCCCGGAAGCCCGGCTCATCGCCCTCCTGGAAGGGGCTTTGGCCGGGAGGCCCGCCACCCTGCCGGAGGGCTTCCTCGCCCGCCGCAAGGGGGGAACGCTTTTCCTCATCCCTCCTTCGCCCAAGCTTCCTCTTCCCCCGGGCTTCCGCCTTCCTGCGCCAGGAGACTACCTGGAGATGCCCTATGGGAGGAAGCGCCTAAGGGACTTCCTGGCGGAAAAGGGGGTGCCCAAGGAGCTCAAGGGCCTCTGGCCCGTGCGGGCGGAGGGAAGCCGGGTGGTGGAGGTCCTAGGCTTTTACCCCATGGGGGAGGAGGAGCGCCGCATGGGCCAGGCCCTGGCGGAGGCCAAGGCGGCCCTGGCCCAGGGGGAGGTGCCCGTGGGGGCGGTCCTGGTGGTGGGGGATAGGCTTTACCGGGCCCACAACCTTGTGGAGGCGGAGGGCGACCCCACGGCCCACGCCGAGATGCTCCTCCTCCGGCAGGCGGGCAAGGAGGCCCGGGGGGGGCGGGTGTACGTGACCCTCGAGCCCTGCCTCATGTGCCAGCACGCCCTAACCCAGGCGGGGGTGGAGGTGGTCTACGGGGCGGAGAACCTGAAGGAGGGGGCCCTCACCCGGTTTGGTCAACGGGGAAGGGTCCTGGGTGGCGTGCGGGAAGGGGAGTGTGCTAAGCTCTTAAGGGACTTCTTCGCCCGGCTCAGGGAGGGGTGCCGGAGCGGTTGA
- the wecB gene encoding non-hydrolyzing UDP-N-acetylglucosamine 2-epimerase yields MKRVVLAFGTRPEATKMAPVYLALKALPHLTPLVLLTGQHREQLRQALSLFGIQEDRNLDVMQERQALPDLAARILPQAARALKEMRADYVLVHGDTLTTFAVAWAAFLEGIPVGHVEAGLRSGNLKEPFPEEANRRLTDVLTDLDFAPTPLAKANLLREGKREEGILVTGQTGVDAVLLAARLGRLPQGLPPGPYVTVTMHRRENWPILSELARALRRVAEAFPHLTFVYPVHLNPVVREAVFPVLKGVKNFVLLDPLEYGPMAALMKESLLLVTDSGGLQEEGAALGVPVVVLRNVTERPEGLEAGILKLAGTDPERVYRAVAGLLEDPEALAEMRKAKNPYGDGRAGERVAQGVAWRLGLGPRPEDWTP; encoded by the coding sequence ATGAAGCGGGTGGTCCTCGCCTTCGGTACCCGGCCCGAGGCCACCAAGATGGCCCCCGTGTACCTGGCCCTCAAGGCCCTCCCCCACCTCACTCCCCTCGTCCTCCTCACGGGCCAGCACCGGGAGCAACTGCGGCAAGCCCTAAGCCTCTTCGGCATCCAAGAGGACCGGAACCTGGACGTGATGCAGGAGCGCCAGGCCCTCCCCGACCTGGCGGCTCGGATCCTCCCCCAGGCGGCCAGGGCCCTAAAGGAAATGCGGGCGGACTACGTCTTGGTGCACGGGGATACCCTCACCACCTTCGCCGTGGCCTGGGCCGCCTTTCTGGAAGGCATCCCCGTGGGCCACGTGGAGGCAGGGCTAAGGAGCGGCAACCTCAAAGAGCCCTTCCCCGAGGAGGCGAACCGCCGCCTCACGGACGTCCTCACCGACCTGGACTTCGCCCCCACGCCCCTGGCCAAGGCCAACCTCCTGAGGGAGGGGAAGCGGGAGGAAGGCATTCTGGTCACGGGCCAAACCGGGGTGGACGCCGTCCTCTTGGCGGCCCGGCTAGGGAGGCTTCCCCAAGGGCTTCCCCCGGGGCCCTACGTCACCGTGACCATGCACCGCCGGGAGAACTGGCCCATCCTTTCCGAGCTGGCCCGGGCCCTGAGGCGGGTGGCGGAGGCCTTCCCCCACCTCACCTTCGTCTACCCCGTGCACCTGAACCCCGTGGTGCGGGAGGCGGTCTTCCCCGTACTCAAGGGCGTGAAGAACTTCGTCCTCCTGGACCCCCTGGAGTATGGGCCCATGGCGGCTTTGATGAAGGAAAGCCTCCTCTTGGTCACGGACTCAGGGGGCCTGCAGGAGGAGGGGGCGGCTTTAGGGGTGCCGGTGGTGGTCTTGAGGAACGTCACGGAAAGGCCTGAAGGCCTCGAGGCGGGCATCCTCAAACTGGCCGGCACGGACCCCGAAAGGGTTTACCGCGCGGTGGCAGGGCTTCTGGAAGACCCCGAGGCCCTTGCAGAGATGCGAAAGGCCAAAAACCCCTACGGGGATGGCCGGGCGGGGGAAAGGGTGGCCCAGGGCGTGGCCTGGCGGCTCGGCCTCGGCCCTAGGCCGGAGGACTGGACCCCGTAG
- a CDS encoding CDGSH iron-sulfur domain-containing protein, with translation MRLRFRENGPYVLDLPEGTSFRLNGEERKLERAKLALCRCGHSGSKPFCDGTHKAVGFQAEPGEIEVQ, from the coding sequence ATGCGCCTCCGCTTCCGGGAAAACGGGCCTTACGTCCTGGACCTGCCCGAGGGAACCTCCTTCCGCCTCAATGGCGAAGAAAGAAAGCTAGAAAGGGCCAAGCTCGCCCTCTGCCGCTGCGGCCACTCCGGGAGCAAGCCCTTCTGCGACGGCACCCACAAGGCGGTGGGCTTCCAAGCAGAACCCGGGGAGATAGAGGTTCAGTAG
- a CDS encoding prepilin-type N-terminal cleavage/methylation domain-containing protein: MRRGVLGLTLLEVLIALSILALVLLAFNAVLVSSLRQTSVSGARTQAVQVLNYLGRRIVGGDTFLLAGATPIVYGYGELRQTFPDLPQEARFANPDLYRVEIANVGTPSWANALGVSVNEYRIRVCWRQGGQEHCTEARTFSAPPSGSGSSSPPLEGIN, from the coding sequence ATGAGAAGAGGTGTTTTAGGGCTCACCTTGCTGGAAGTGCTCATTGCCCTTTCCATCCTGGCCTTGGTCTTGTTGGCCTTTAACGCCGTTTTGGTATCCAGCCTTAGGCAGACCTCCGTTTCGGGTGCCCGGACCCAAGCGGTGCAGGTCCTTAACTACCTGGGCCGGAGGATCGTGGGGGGGGATACCTTTCTCCTGGCTGGCGCCACGCCCATCGTGTACGGGTACGGGGAGCTTCGGCAAACCTTCCCCGATCTTCCCCAGGAGGCCCGCTTTGCCAACCCGGACCTATACCGGGTGGAGATTGCCAATGTGGGAACGCCAAGCTGGGCCAATGCCTTGGGTGTGAGCGTGAACGAGTACCGCATCCGGGTGTGCTGGCGGCAAGGCGGGCAGGAGCACTGCACGGAAGCCCGTACCTTTTCGGCCCCGCCTTCCGGTTCAGGTTCCTCGTCTCCCCCTCTGGAGGGCATTAACTGA
- a CDS encoding MraY family glycosyltransferase, protein MTELLKRIGVADPGGTGWLSVAFAFLLALFFTWRFLPHVRRFALKVGWADQPNERRLNREPLPNAGGLAVYAGVVLALVAAAFLRPILVESVLIQVLAILLGGAWLVLVGFIDDQFGLPPLFRLFVQTLAALLLMAVGVRFEAAFGTPLDPALGVFLTWLWVVGITNALNLMDGLDGLAGGIAYISAVSLLFVSAQYPFWAAGTLVLAALAGAALGFLRHNLHPSRIILGDAGAYFLGYTLAATALLGNLKLTTFLGLLPPALFLLLPILDTTQVVVRRLLRGQNPLSTPGKDHLHHHLLARGLSQRRVAFALWGVALLFNLAAMRYLNMPWEAIGASLLATLLGLAWVTYRRLRALWREQ, encoded by the coding sequence ATGACCGAGCTCCTGAAGCGCATCGGCGTGGCCGACCCCGGGGGCACGGGGTGGCTTTCCGTGGCCTTCGCCTTCCTCCTCGCCCTCTTCTTCACCTGGCGCTTCCTGCCCCACGTGCGCCGCTTCGCCCTCAAGGTGGGCTGGGCGGACCAGCCCAACGAGCGGCGCCTCAACCGGGAGCCTTTGCCCAACGCCGGGGGGCTTGCCGTCTACGCCGGGGTGGTGCTGGCCCTGGTGGCGGCGGCCTTCCTCCGGCCCATCCTGGTGGAAAGCGTCCTGATCCAGGTCCTCGCCATCCTCCTGGGCGGGGCCTGGCTTGTCCTGGTGGGCTTCATTGACGACCAGTTCGGCCTCCCTCCCCTCTTCCGCCTCTTCGTGCAAACCCTGGCCGCCCTCCTCCTCATGGCCGTGGGCGTGCGCTTTGAGGCCGCCTTCGGCACCCCCCTGGACCCGGCCTTGGGGGTTTTCCTCACCTGGCTTTGGGTGGTGGGCATCACCAACGCCCTAAACCTCATGGACGGTCTGGACGGCCTCGCCGGGGGCATCGCCTACATCAGCGCCGTTAGCCTCCTCTTCGTCTCCGCCCAGTATCCCTTCTGGGCCGCGGGCACCCTGGTCCTCGCCGCCCTGGCCGGGGCCGCTTTAGGCTTCCTGCGGCACAACCTCCACCCAAGCCGCATCATCCTGGGGGACGCCGGGGCCTACTTCCTGGGCTACACCCTGGCGGCCACCGCCCTCCTGGGCAACCTGAAGCTCACCACCTTCCTGGGCCTCCTTCCCCCTGCGCTTTTCCTCCTCCTCCCCATCCTGGACACCACCCAGGTGGTGGTGCGAAGGCTCCTGAGGGGGCAGAACCCCCTCTCCACCCCGGGCAAGGACCACCTCCACCACCACCTCCTCGCCCGCGGGCTTTCCCAAAGGCGGGTGGCCTTCGCCCTCTGGGGGGTGGCCCTCCTTTTCAACCTGGCGGCCATGCGCTACCTCAACATGCCCTGGGAAGCCATCGGGGCGAGCCTCCTCGCCACCCTCCTCGGCCTTGCCTGGGTCACCTACCGCCGGCTTCGGGCGCTATGGAGGGAACAATGA
- a CDS encoding putative iron-sulfur cluster-binding metallochaperone: MRCPQNAQEGLPVPLKTVKNFLTGKALARLDPGAAHYLCQDPACPVVYFGAEGVYTLEEVRFPVYDKGASLVCYCFDWTREALEEALSSERDPVAEVEAGVRAKRCACDLRNPRGRCCLSLLRAEVARLGASSPRGRRS, encoded by the coding sequence ATGCGCTGCCCGCAAAACGCTCAAGAGGGGCTTCCCGTACCCCTAAAGACGGTGAAGAACTTCCTCACGGGAAAGGCCCTGGCCCGCCTGGACCCGGGTGCGGCGCACTACCTCTGCCAGGACCCGGCCTGCCCCGTGGTCTACTTCGGGGCGGAAGGGGTGTACACCCTGGAGGAGGTGCGCTTCCCCGTGTACGATAAGGGGGCTTCCCTGGTGTGCTACTGCTTTGACTGGACCCGGGAGGCCCTCGAGGAGGCCCTTTCATCCGAGCGGGACCCGGTGGCGGAGGTGGAGGCGGGGGTGCGGGCCAAGCGGTGCGCCTGCGACCTGCGCAACCCCCGGGGCAGGTGCTGCCTGTCCCTCCTGAGGGCGGAGGTGGCGAGGCTTGGGGCTTCTTCCCCTCGAGGCCGCCGTTCTTGA
- a CDS encoding prepilin-type N-terminal cleavage/methylation domain-containing protein, translated as MGRKTGFTLLELLLALVILATVMAIAYGGMVQFMGFRSDLDAAASLQAKLRRIVEVFTQDLRSAVFGGLASTPYPSGEGSISFALIDGGAGYPVLPHDSGGNNSFKQAAEAKILVLASQASAIGISPGDHVLMVNANGDGVILPVTGVNAVGGQPNRWHVVHAGCGNTIDYTPNTLLFRVRTLGFKYNASTKELLYREGSGGEIPVAFNLSRFAIQYVYEAGQGDVLVNPGSYSYANPTGTPPYQVTQNSKTYTLRRLSLVLGAEMLSRGRPVDRVYTSQVELSSNTQYQVRRILPCQ; from the coding sequence ATGGGAAGGAAAACCGGTTTCACGCTTTTAGAGCTCCTCCTTGCCCTGGTCATTCTAGCCACGGTGATGGCCATCGCCTACGGCGGAATGGTCCAGTTCATGGGGTTTCGTTCGGACCTGGACGCTGCCGCAAGCCTCCAAGCTAAGCTTCGGCGCATCGTGGAGGTGTTTACCCAAGACTTGCGTAGCGCCGTGTTTGGCGGATTGGCCTCCACCCCGTATCCCTCGGGAGAGGGGAGTATCTCCTTCGCCCTCATTGATGGGGGAGCAGGGTATCCCGTTTTGCCCCATGACAGCGGAGGCAACAATAGCTTCAAACAAGCTGCGGAGGCTAAGATCCTCGTGCTAGCAAGCCAGGCTTCGGCTATAGGGATTTCCCCTGGGGACCACGTCCTGATGGTCAACGCCAATGGGGATGGGGTTATCCTTCCGGTTACAGGGGTAAACGCTGTGGGGGGACAGCCCAACCGTTGGCACGTGGTTCATGCCGGGTGCGGCAACACCATTGATTACACGCCCAACACGCTTCTTTTCCGGGTGCGCACCCTGGGGTTTAAATACAACGCCTCCACGAAAGAGCTCCTTTACCGGGAGGGCTCGGGCGGAGAAATCCCAGTGGCTTTCAACCTGAGCCGCTTTGCGATCCAGTATGTTTACGAGGCAGGCCAAGGAGATGTCCTGGTGAACCCGGGGAGCTATAGCTATGCCAACCCCACGGGCACGCCACCGTACCAGGTTACGCAAAACAGCAAAACCTACACCCTGAGGCGCCTCTCCTTGGTGTTGGGTGCAGAGATGCTTTCCCGCGGCCGTCCCGTGGACCGGGTGTACACGAGCCAAGTGGAGCTCTCCTCTAACACCCAGTACCAGGTGCGGCGCATTCTGCCTTGCCAATAA
- a CDS encoding aminoglycoside phosphotransferase family protein encodes MALSALKGFLSPETLPHLTPLGGFEARVYGDGARVYKVYRPEEAHLAALEARRMARAGLGSFVLGVAEVEGHGVLITRRFPGRPFSPEAFTPKTLAALAHLFLSLHRLPEPGYVEEAELLARLERFAESLHGIPEALDLIQRLKREVGLAAGVERRFCHRDAWAGNLLVKAPQEEGPEVLLVDWVRSGGDDPARDLALLKTGSLDLLGEEAAREALLRIARFYPAEVRERLAFYVPLTYLHDLHWFRTKYPEGFLEALREKLPKALSFFRDFFNRGKAC; translated from the coding sequence GTGGCGCTTTCCGCCCTGAAGGGCTTCCTCTCCCCCGAAACCCTCCCCCACCTCACCCCCTTAGGGGGGTTTGAGGCCCGGGTGTACGGGGACGGGGCAAGGGTCTACAAGGTCTACCGCCCCGAAGAGGCGCACCTCGCCGCCCTCGAGGCCCGCCGCATGGCCCGGGCGGGCCTGGGAAGCTTCGTCCTGGGGGTGGCGGAGGTGGAGGGCCACGGGGTCCTCATCACCCGCCGCTTTCCCGGCAGGCCCTTCTCCCCCGAGGCCTTCACCCCCAAGACCCTGGCCGCCCTCGCCCACCTCTTCCTCTCCCTCCACCGCCTCCCCGAGCCCGGGTACGTGGAGGAGGCGGAGCTTTTAGCAAGGCTAGAGCGCTTTGCGGAAAGCCTCCACGGTATTCCCGAGGCCCTGGACCTCATCCAGCGCCTCAAGCGGGAGGTGGGCCTGGCGGCAGGGGTGGAAAGGCGCTTCTGCCACCGGGACGCCTGGGCGGGGAACCTCCTGGTGAAGGCCCCTCAGGAAGAGGGCCCCGAGGTCCTCCTGGTGGACTGGGTGCGCTCCGGGGGCGACGACCCCGCCCGCGACCTGGCCCTCCTCAAGACGGGAAGCCTGGACCTCCTGGGGGAAGAGGCCGCCCGGGAGGCCCTCCTTCGCATCGCCCGCTTTTACCCCGCCGAGGTGCGGGAAAGGCTCGCCTTCTACGTTCCCCTCACCTACCTCCACGACCTCCACTGGTTTAGGACCAAGTACCCCGAAGGCTTCCTCGAGGCCCTACGGGAGAAACTCCCCAAGGCCCTAAGCTTCTTCCGGGACTTTTTCAACCGGGGAAAGGCGTGTTAG